A window of Fusobacterium sp. SYSU M8D902 contains these coding sequences:
- the gltA gene encoding NADPH-dependent glutamate synthase, with protein sequence MYKILKKKWLSENICYMDIEAKELAYGAKPGQFLIVKTDEYGERIPLTICDYDKEVGSVTIVFQVVGDETKKMSDYNEGDYFQDVVGPLGQPSEFLDKELTELKEKKYIFIAGGVGTAPIYPQVKWFNKNGIPVDVIIGARTKELIILEEELKKLANVYICTDDGSYGVQGNVTQLLEKLIVEEKKKYDQAVVIGPMIMMKFTSMKCREYNLPNTVSLNPLMVDGTGMCGACRVTIDNRVKFACVDGPEFDGDKVDYDEAIRRQKMYKTEEGREILKIEDGETHHNDSCPIYLELDEIKGRVPVREQKPEIRNKNFDEVCLGYSIDEAQKEAERCLNCKNPLCIKGCPVSIDIPNFIQKIKNRDIKGASEVIGKYSNLPAICGRVCPQETQCEGKCILGIKGEAVAIGKLERFVGDWAIKNKTIIKREKTSEQKVAVIGSGPAGLTVAGDLAKLGYSVTVFEALHKLGGVLSYGIPAFRLPKEDIVDKEIEKLKDLGVEFYTDVFIGRTFTVDELLERKGYSAVFIGSGAGLPRFMNIPGENYNGVISANEFLTRVNLMKANKKEYATPIKMGKKVFVVGGGNVAMDAARTAKRLGADVTVLYRRGEEELPARKEEVHHAKEEGIKFNFLVNPIEIVGDENGWVKEVKCVRMRLGELDESGRAKFSVIENSEFTLEGETVIMSLGTISNPLIGNTTKDLELNKWGCILAQDNGVTSREGIFAGGDVVTGAATVILAMEAGKKAAIEIDKYLKMKK encoded by the coding sequence ATGTATAAGATCTTAAAAAAGAAATGGTTAAGTGAAAATATTTGTTATATGGATATAGAGGCTAAAGAATTGGCATATGGAGCAAAGCCTGGGCAATTTTTAATTGTGAAAACAGATGAGTATGGAGAGAGAATACCACTGACAATATGTGATTATGATAAGGAAGTAGGAAGTGTTACCATTGTTTTTCAAGTAGTTGGTGATGAAACAAAAAAAATGTCTGACTACAATGAGGGGGATTATTTTCAAGATGTTGTGGGACCTCTAGGACAACCAAGTGAATTTTTAGATAAAGAATTAACTGAATTGAAAGAGAAAAAGTATATATTTATAGCAGGGGGAGTAGGAACAGCACCAATCTATCCTCAAGTAAAGTGGTTTAATAAGAATGGAATACCAGTAGATGTAATAATAGGGGCTAGGACAAAGGAGCTAATAATATTAGAAGAAGAGTTAAAGAAATTAGCTAATGTATATATTTGTACAGATGATGGAAGTTATGGAGTACAAGGAAATGTTACTCAATTATTAGAAAAATTAATAGTTGAAGAAAAGAAAAAATACGATCAAGCAGTTGTAATAGGTCCTATGATAATGATGAAGTTTACCTCTATGAAGTGTAGGGAGTATAATTTACCAAATACAGTAAGCTTAAATCCATTAATGGTAGATGGGACAGGAATGTGTGGTGCTTGTAGAGTTACTATAGATAATAGAGTTAAATTTGCTTGTGTTGATGGACCGGAATTTGATGGAGATAAGGTTGATTATGATGAAGCTATTAGAAGACAAAAAATGTATAAAACAGAAGAGGGCAGAGAGATATTAAAGATAGAGGATGGAGAAACACATCACAATGATTCTTGTCCCATATATTTAGAATTAGATGAAATAAAGGGCAGAGTTCCTGTTAGAGAACAAAAACCAGAGATAAGAAATAAAAATTTTGATGAAGTTTGTTTAGGATATAGTATAGATGAAGCCCAAAAAGAAGCTGAGAGATGTTTGAATTGTAAAAATCCATTATGTATTAAAGGATGTCCAGTTTCAATTGATATACCTAATTTTATTCAAAAAATAAAAAATAGAGATATTAAAGGAGCGAGTGAAGTTATAGGAAAATATTCAAATTTACCAGCTATATGCGGAAGAGTTTGTCCTCAAGAAACTCAATGTGAAGGAAAGTGTATATTGGGAATCAAGGGTGAAGCAGTAGCAATTGGTAAATTAGAAAGATTTGTTGGAGATTGGGCTATAAAAAATAAAACTATCATAAAAAGAGAGAAAACATCAGAGCAAAAAGTAGCAGTAATTGGAAGTGGACCAGCAGGACTTACAGTGGCAGGTGACTTAGCAAAATTGGGATATAGTGTTACTGTTTTTGAAGCACTACATAAATTAGGTGGAGTATTGAGCTATGGAATACCAGCTTTTAGATTACCAAAAGAGGATATAGTAGATAAGGAGATAGAAAAACTTAAAGATTTAGGAGTAGAGTTTTATACAGATGTTTTTATAGGAAGAACATTTACAGTAGATGAACTATTGGAAAGAAAAGGTTATTCAGCAGTATTTATTGGAAGTGGAGCTGGATTACCTAGATTTATGAATATTCCTGGAGAAAATTATAATGGAGTAATATCAGCAAATGAATTTTTAACAAGAGTGAATTTGATGAAAGCTAATAAAAAAGAGTATGCTACTCCAATAAAAATGGGGAAAAAAGTATTTGTGGTTGGTGGTGGAAATGTTGCTATGGACGCAGCTAGAACAGCTAAGAGATTAGGTGCAGATGTAACTGTACTCTATAGAAGAGGAGAAGAGGAGTTACCAGCTAGAAAAGAGGAGGTACATCACGCAAAAGAAGAGGGAATAAAATTTAACTTTTTAGTTAATCCAATAGAGATAGTTGGAGATGAAAATGGTTGGGTAAAAGAGGTTAAATGTGTAAGAATGAGATTAGGAGAGTTAGATGAAAGTGGAAGAGCAAAGTTTTCTGTAATAGAAAATAGTGAGTTCACTTTGGAAGGTGAGACAGTAATAATGTCTTTAGGTACTATCTCCAACCCATTAATAGGAAATACTACAAAAGATTTAGAGTTAAATAAGTGGGGATGTATCTTAGCTCAAGATAATGGTGTTACTTCAAGGGAAGGAATATTTGCAGGAGGAGATGTAGTTACAGGAGCAGCCACAGTTATATTAGCTATGGAAGCTGGGAAAAAAGCTGCAATTGAGATTGATAAATACTTAAAAATGAAAAAATAG